Proteins found in one Bremerella volcania genomic segment:
- a CDS encoding outer membrane protein assembly factor BamB family protein — translation MKLQATAAILLFLYAWQVCFAENYPQFRGAESNAISASRLPVTWSDENGNQTNIRWKIPLQGEGWSQPIVWENRVYLTAAVPSDPNQKERTRPESNNGGYGRDRRDLVNVIYRYDVICIDCENGEVIWRKTVKKGKPPLPRHSTNTYATETPVTDGERIYAYFGMNGVYCLDMEGNMLWQKDLGIYEMRAGWGTASSPTLLGNRLFVQVDNQEKSFLLALDTHTGKEIWRENRDESSQYKSIYLGEFITERIDCRWNDLSLL, via the coding sequence ATGAAACTACAAGCAACAGCCGCAATTCTCTTGTTTCTGTATGCATGGCAAGTGTGCTTCGCAGAGAATTATCCTCAGTTTCGAGGTGCGGAATCGAACGCTATTTCGGCTTCGCGACTTCCGGTCACTTGGTCAGACGAAAACGGAAATCAAACGAACATTCGCTGGAAGATTCCTCTACAGGGTGAAGGATGGTCTCAGCCGATCGTTTGGGAAAATCGTGTGTACTTGACCGCTGCTGTTCCCTCTGACCCAAACCAGAAAGAGAGGACTCGCCCAGAGTCCAACAATGGTGGCTACGGACGTGATCGCAGGGACTTGGTAAATGTCATTTATCGATACGACGTCATCTGCATTGATTGTGAAAACGGAGAAGTCATTTGGCGTAAAACCGTTAAGAAAGGAAAGCCGCCACTCCCGCGACACAGCACGAACACCTACGCGACCGAGACGCCTGTGACGGACGGCGAACGTATCTACGCCTACTTTGGTATGAATGGTGTCTATTGCCTGGACATGGAAGGCAACATGCTGTGGCAAAAGGATCTAGGCATTTATGAAATGCGTGCCGGTTGGGGTACCGCTAGCTCTCCGACCCTCCTGGGCAACCGCTTGTTCGTGCAGGTCGACAATCAGGAGAAATCGTTCCTCTTAGCCTTAGATACGCATACAGGCAAGGAAATCTGGCGGGAGAATCGGGATGAGTCTTCCCAGTACAAGTCCATTTATTTGGGAGAATTCATTACGGAAAGAATTGATTGTCGGTGGAATGATTTATCGCTCTTATGA
- a CDS encoding carbonic anhydrase encodes MNKLDSSLHRFPVKHFGTASDFLLSAESEERDTLMIACADQGGAPDRVSFAKSGRFFVVQHLASSIRPAGDRDENSEISDIEFAFSKYKIKHVIICGHTGCGVIRNWLLYPDAPDVSGIRARFEQTTLEAVNQAYPEYSAEDRIEALICEHTLFQLEHLCSHAFIRNKLEAGTLQLHAWVVNDNTARVRSYDPARGCFAII; translated from the coding sequence ATGAATAAGCTTGATTCCTCTCTGCACCGTTTTCCGGTCAAGCATTTTGGCACGGCAAGTGACTTTCTGTTGTCAGCAGAAAGCGAGGAGAGGGATACATTGATGATTGCCTGTGCAGATCAGGGAGGCGCGCCTGATAGAGTTTCATTTGCGAAATCAGGTCGTTTTTTTGTGGTTCAGCACTTGGCATCGTCGATTCGTCCAGCAGGCGATCGTGACGAGAATTCAGAAATTTCGGACATCGAATTTGCATTTTCGAAATACAAAATCAAACACGTGATTATTTGTGGGCATACTGGATGCGGCGTAATCCGAAATTGGCTGCTTTATCCTGACGCTCCTGACGTAAGTGGAATCCGAGCTCGTTTTGAGCAGACCACTTTGGAGGCGGTGAATCAAGCATATCCCGAATATTCTGCCGAGGATCGAATTGAGGCCCTGATTTGTGAACACACTCTGTTTCAGTTGGAGCATCTTTGTTCTCATGCGTTTATCCGCAACAAGCTTGAAGCCGGGACGTTGCAGCTGCACGCTTGGGTCGTCAATGACAACACCGCCCGTGTTCGTTCATACGATCCTGCCCGTGGTTGTTTTGCTATCATTTAA
- a CDS encoding PQQ-like beta-propeller repeat protein, translating into MIYRSYDPFTGKLLWQIDMNKGRSSATPVAIGDRLFIGNEFRNRGGDDDGGGRLYAVMPGGSGDITPPDNRNSGEFVQWRMDESGIQMASPTYLDGNLYFFERRLGIVRCVDAETGRLKYRRRVGRAPAFWASPWSDGQHVYALDSNGNTHVISAGDDLEVVSVNVLDQQAWGTPALAEGRIYLRTVDHLYCITDEN; encoded by the coding sequence ATGATTTATCGCTCTTATGATCCCTTCACCGGTAAACTACTTTGGCAAATTGACATGAATAAAGGGCGATCTTCCGCAACACCTGTGGCGATTGGTGATCGACTGTTTATAGGAAATGAGTTCCGAAATCGAGGTGGCGACGACGACGGAGGAGGACGACTTTATGCAGTCATGCCAGGTGGAAGTGGTGATATTACGCCTCCCGACAATCGCAATAGTGGCGAGTTTGTCCAGTGGAGGATGGATGAGTCAGGCATTCAAATGGCATCCCCCACTTACTTGGATGGCAATTTGTACTTCTTCGAACGTCGTCTTGGAATCGTTCGCTGTGTAGATGCTGAAACCGGGCGACTGAAGTACAGACGGCGAGTCGGTCGCGCTCCCGCATTCTGGGCTTCACCATGGTCTGATGGCCAACATGTTTATGCGCTGGATTCTAACGGAAACACGCATGTTATTTCCGCCGGCGATGATCTTGAAGTGGTCTCAGTGAATGTACTTGACCAACAAGCTTGGGGAACGCCCGCACTTGCTGAAGGGCGAATCTATCTCCGCACAGTTGATCACTTGTATTGCATTACTGATGAAAACTGA
- a CDS encoding DUF427 domain-containing protein: MDHSERVKLARSCWKNTGQNRPAFAIEPKEGEESVWDYPRPPVIVEDNREVIVRSGQVIIAHTTRSLRICETASPPTFYLPPSDVDQKYLSRTASRTFCEWKGQATYWSLAIPEQLEKANIGWSYERPSVEFEPIQGFFSFYPGRIDCFVDGHAVLPQAGNFYGGWITPEIVGPFKGEPGTFGW, translated from the coding sequence ATGGATCACTCAGAGAGGGTCAAACTTGCCAGGAGTTGCTGGAAGAACACTGGACAAAATCGTCCGGCGTTCGCGATAGAACCGAAAGAAGGTGAAGAATCGGTTTGGGATTACCCGAGACCTCCGGTGATTGTAGAGGACAACCGCGAGGTGATTGTCCGCTCTGGTCAGGTCATTATTGCTCACACGACAAGGAGCTTGCGAATCTGTGAAACCGCGAGTCCTCCGACGTTCTATCTGCCACCTTCGGACGTAGATCAAAAGTATCTCAGTCGAACAGCAAGCCGAACTTTTTGTGAATGGAAGGGGCAAGCTACTTACTGGTCGTTGGCGATACCTGAACAGTTAGAAAAAGCAAATATTGGCTGGTCTTATGAGCGGCCAAGTGTCGAATTTGAACCGATTCAGGGATTCTTCTCATTTTACCCTGGTCGGATTGATTGCTTTGTCGATGGCCACGCGGTCTTACCCCAAGCCGGTAATTTCTATGGCGGGTGGATCACTCCGGAAATTGTCGGTCCCTTTAAGGGCGAGCCAGGTACTTTTGGTTGGTGA
- a CDS encoding proton-conducting transporter transmembrane domain-containing protein, translating to MIVDYVLYVLGVAVVVSPTLLVMALGLPLMAGVRLSEVVQSRLTKLSVVTGLMAAIGILGVMLASGSRHVPIEFGNWVSIPQEHFHFHLKFVFDRLSVPFAILSFVLCGTVGAFASVYLHRDRGYRRFFLLYALFLLGMVVSSLAGTIETLFFGWELVGLSSALLVAYFHERTAPVRNGLRVWAIYRIADAAFLIAALTMHHLTGAGDFDGLMGSGPWPDGVAAIDSTSALMVGLLLLLAAAGKSGMVPFSGWIPRAMEGPTPSSAVFYGALSVHLGAFLLLRVSPLLDVSVPLRIAVIVMGLATAIFGAIACRAQSDVKNALAFASLTQVGIITVEIGFGLQYVALVHMIGHACLRTLQLLRAPSVLKDYRMLEDAVGSPLGGNKSVESPAISSRQIWLYRFALERGYLDAFLNRWIVDPFVTAFRSFDVLERRWTSFLSGGESRESDRLTPYGDSLEDVA from the coding sequence ATGATCGTTGACTATGTCCTATATGTCCTGGGAGTTGCGGTCGTTGTCAGTCCAACGCTTTTGGTAATGGCCCTGGGACTGCCGCTGATGGCTGGGGTCCGACTGAGTGAAGTGGTTCAATCGAGACTGACAAAACTCAGTGTCGTCACAGGGTTGATGGCCGCGATCGGCATTCTCGGAGTCATGCTTGCGTCGGGATCGCGTCATGTGCCAATCGAGTTTGGAAACTGGGTTTCCATCCCTCAGGAACACTTTCATTTTCATCTTAAGTTTGTTTTCGATAGGCTGTCTGTCCCGTTTGCGATTCTATCCTTCGTGCTGTGTGGGACTGTGGGAGCATTCGCTTCGGTTTATTTGCATCGTGATCGCGGCTATCGGCGTTTCTTCCTGCTCTATGCATTGTTCTTATTGGGAATGGTGGTTTCCTCGCTAGCTGGCACCATCGAGACGCTGTTCTTTGGTTGGGAACTGGTAGGTCTGTCGTCGGCGCTGCTTGTTGCTTATTTCCATGAGCGTACCGCTCCGGTTCGCAACGGACTTCGGGTCTGGGCCATCTATCGCATTGCGGATGCGGCATTCTTGATTGCCGCGTTAACGATGCACCATTTGACGGGAGCCGGGGATTTCGACGGACTGATGGGGTCAGGCCCTTGGCCCGACGGCGTCGCTGCAATCGATTCCACGTCGGCACTGATGGTTGGTCTTCTCCTGCTACTGGCTGCCGCAGGCAAGTCAGGGATGGTGCCGTTTTCCGGTTGGATTCCCCGTGCGATGGAGGGCCCTACGCCATCGAGTGCCGTGTTTTATGGAGCATTGTCGGTTCACCTCGGCGCGTTTCTGTTGCTGCGTGTGAGTCCATTATTGGATGTATCAGTTCCGCTGCGAATAGCGGTTATCGTGATGGGACTTGCCACGGCAATCTTTGGAGCCATCGCTTGCCGTGCCCAAAGCGATGTCAAGAACGCCTTGGCCTTTGCATCGTTGACTCAAGTTGGAATTATTACGGTCGAGATTGGGTTCGGCCTACAATACGTCGCTCTGGTCCATATGATTGGCCATGCCTGTTTGAGAACGTTGCAACTGCTACGAGCACCTTCCGTGCTGAAAGATTACAGGATGTTGGAAGATGCCGTGGGAAGCCCCTTGGGGGGCAATAAGTCCGTTGAGTCTCCCGCCATTTCTTCTCGTCAAATCTGGCTTTATCGATTTGCTCTCGAACGTGGCTATCTCGACGCATTTCTCAATCGCTGGATTGTCGATCCGTTCGTGACCGCGTTTCGTAGCTTCGATGTCCTGGAGAGACGCTGGACCAGCTTCCTTTCTGGCGGCGAATCACGCGAATCAGATCGTCTAACTCCGTACGGAGATTCGCTGGAGGACGTTGCATAA
- a CDS encoding proton-conducting transporter transmembrane domain-containing protein: MLLPLAGAIVVSLMKDRDHARQVSVAIGVMTLICACGEWIDFTMLHSFEAHDHWDIFQLFFANDAFVVDELSAPLIPLGALLYLTTILTTLRTKVNRFSFGWTLFSESVLLATLGCRDSWLIILLLAVGVVPPWIELRKRHQSTQVYSLHMGLFVGLLVLGQWLVGPDASAANPPILAGCLLTAGALVRSGVCPLHCWMTDLFEKATFGTALLFVTPMAGAYAVMRLVFPIAPDWALQSIAILSMMTAVYAAGMALVQHESRRFFCYLFLSHSSLVLVGLEMATPIGLTGALYVWLSVGISLLGFGLALRSVEARTGRLSLDGFHGLYEHTPFLANMFLLTGLASIGFPGTIGFIGTELLVEGVVDIYPMMGFAVVLAAALNGIAVVKAYFHVFTGTRHLATVSLVCRPPERVTILLMVVLIIGGGVFPEPGVRSRYHAATALIKMRGVDEAIEHSATSRANARGINQGHSTGGFLFPQSNR; this comes from the coding sequence GTGCTGTTGCCGCTGGCGGGTGCGATCGTGGTGTCGTTGATGAAGGATCGTGATCACGCGCGGCAAGTCAGCGTCGCGATAGGTGTCATGACGCTCATTTGCGCCTGTGGGGAATGGATCGATTTTACGATGCTGCATTCCTTCGAAGCACACGATCACTGGGACATCTTTCAATTATTCTTTGCAAACGATGCGTTCGTGGTAGACGAACTTAGCGCCCCCCTCATCCCACTAGGGGCTTTGCTCTATCTCACGACCATTTTGACGACACTTCGAACCAAGGTGAATCGCTTTTCATTCGGGTGGACGTTGTTTTCGGAATCGGTGCTTTTGGCAACGCTCGGTTGTCGGGATTCTTGGTTGATTATCTTGCTGCTGGCCGTCGGCGTCGTTCCCCCTTGGATCGAGTTGCGCAAGCGTCATCAATCAACGCAGGTGTACTCGCTGCACATGGGGTTGTTCGTGGGACTGTTGGTCTTGGGGCAGTGGTTGGTGGGGCCTGATGCATCGGCTGCCAATCCGCCTATCCTTGCCGGTTGCCTATTGACTGCGGGCGCGTTGGTTCGAAGTGGTGTTTGCCCGTTGCATTGTTGGATGACCGATCTATTTGAGAAAGCAACCTTCGGCACCGCTTTGCTATTTGTCACTCCGATGGCAGGCGCCTACGCTGTAATGCGGCTGGTATTTCCGATTGCCCCCGACTGGGCTCTGCAAAGCATCGCCATTTTGTCGATGATGACGGCCGTTTACGCTGCCGGTATGGCCTTGGTTCAGCATGAATCACGACGATTCTTTTGCTACCTTTTTTTGAGCCACTCATCGCTGGTTTTGGTCGGACTGGAAATGGCGACCCCCATCGGTTTAACCGGGGCGCTGTACGTCTGGCTTTCTGTGGGGATCTCGTTGTTGGGATTTGGTTTGGCGCTGCGATCGGTCGAGGCGCGAACGGGACGCCTCTCACTCGATGGGTTTCACGGGCTGTATGAACACACTCCGTTCCTCGCGAACATGTTTCTATTGACCGGCCTGGCTTCGATTGGATTCCCAGGGACGATTGGCTTTATCGGCACGGAGTTGCTCGTAGAGGGAGTCGTTGATATCTATCCCATGATGGGCTTTGCCGTCGTACTAGCCGCCGCACTCAATGGTATTGCTGTGGTTAAAGCTTACTTTCACGTCTTCACTGGTACGCGTCATCTGGCCACCGTGTCACTCGTATGCCGACCGCCCGAACGTGTGACGATCTTACTCATGGTGGTATTGATCATCGGCGGTGGGGTGTTTCCCGAGCCAGGAGTTCGATCGCGGTATCACGCTGCAACTGCATTGATCAAGATGCGGGGAGTCGATGAAGCAATAGAGCATTCTGCTACTTCCCGCGCCAATGCACGCGGAATTAATCAGGGTCATTCCACCGGTGGTTTCTTATTTCCTCAATCGAATCGTTGA
- a CDS encoding SulP family inorganic anion transporter, with translation MPSDKLASDIPHGNSAGFLKYFQYDFNSGFLVFLIALPLCLGISLACGFPPIAGIFTAIIGAVVTPLISNSELTIKGPAAGLIVIAIGCVQDFGGDGMTGGWTESDIAAYRAAIAVGVVAGAIQIVFGLFRGGILGEFFPVSVVHGMLAAIGVIIIVKQIPFALGVSAGGEPMEMLREIPHYLMEANPAIAAIGVVSLLIMFLWPLMAARLGVLKKIPAPVVVLLFAVPMAMAFDLLHEHSYTLQGHKYQLSEQYLVKMPDKVFGMFNDITFPEFAVLVQPKAWKWILMFFIIGSLESVLSAKAIDLLDPWKRKTKMNRDLIAIGVGNLCASMVGGLPMISEIVRSKANIDNGARTRFANFWHGVFLLACVALIPFYLHRIPLAALAAMLIYTGYRLAHPNEFIHVYRIGKEQLAIFVTTLVVVLATDLLVGVAVGILLKMVIHLANGVSLRSLFKPYIEVQEINDDTSVILARESAVFSNWLPFRRQIEQIGLVQKRNLVIDVSGTKLIDHSVMEKLEEVQRDFEQEGLTFEVRGLNQLESFSDNVHATRKRRPKIMRRVAFTMESEHFPRIEERLPEFGASTFSVVPSKSLIRIELIVSPQTCENFLDFIRRDVLTEQNGHACVDSIEIVQHESRDA, from the coding sequence ATGCCTAGCGACAAACTTGCCAGTGATATCCCACACGGAAACTCCGCTGGATTCCTTAAGTACTTTCAGTACGACTTTAACTCCGGCTTCTTGGTTTTTCTGATAGCGCTTCCGCTTTGTTTAGGCATCTCGCTTGCTTGCGGCTTTCCACCCATCGCAGGCATCTTTACTGCGATCATCGGGGCGGTTGTAACGCCTTTGATCAGCAACAGTGAGTTGACCATCAAAGGGCCAGCGGCCGGGCTGATTGTGATCGCCATCGGCTGTGTCCAGGACTTCGGTGGCGATGGCATGACAGGCGGTTGGACGGAGTCGGACATTGCTGCCTACCGGGCTGCTATCGCCGTAGGGGTCGTTGCAGGTGCTATTCAAATTGTGTTTGGGCTTTTTCGCGGCGGAATCCTGGGCGAGTTTTTCCCTGTATCCGTGGTTCACGGCATGCTGGCAGCAATCGGCGTCATCATCATCGTTAAGCAGATCCCGTTCGCGCTAGGGGTGTCGGCTGGAGGTGAACCGATGGAAATGCTTCGCGAGATCCCGCATTACCTGATGGAGGCGAATCCTGCCATCGCGGCAATTGGTGTCGTCAGTCTGCTAATAATGTTTCTGTGGCCTCTGATGGCCGCACGCCTGGGAGTTCTAAAAAAGATTCCTGCACCCGTCGTCGTGCTTTTATTTGCAGTTCCCATGGCCATGGCATTCGATCTGCTGCACGAACACTCCTACACGCTGCAAGGACATAAATATCAACTTAGTGAACAGTATCTCGTGAAGATGCCAGACAAGGTGTTCGGGATGTTCAATGACATTACGTTTCCGGAATTTGCAGTCTTGGTGCAACCCAAGGCTTGGAAATGGATTCTGATGTTCTTCATCATCGGCAGCCTGGAGTCGGTGTTGAGTGCCAAAGCGATCGATCTACTCGATCCATGGAAACGTAAGACCAAGATGAATCGCGACCTGATTGCGATTGGCGTTGGGAATCTTTGTGCATCCATGGTGGGCGGCTTGCCCATGATATCCGAAATCGTTCGCTCGAAGGCCAACATCGACAATGGTGCAAGAACGCGATTTGCCAATTTCTGGCATGGTGTATTTTTGCTGGCGTGTGTTGCCTTGATTCCATTTTATCTGCATAGGATTCCACTGGCGGCCTTGGCTGCGATGCTTATCTATACTGGATATCGCCTCGCCCACCCGAACGAGTTCATTCACGTTTATCGAATCGGCAAAGAGCAGCTTGCCATCTTTGTCACCACTTTGGTGGTCGTTCTGGCAACGGACTTGTTGGTTGGAGTTGCCGTTGGGATCTTGCTCAAGATGGTGATTCATCTCGCCAACGGCGTCTCGTTGCGATCGTTGTTCAAACCCTATATCGAAGTCCAGGAAATCAATGACGACACGAGTGTGATCCTGGCCCGAGAGTCGGCCGTTTTCAGTAACTGGCTCCCTTTTCGACGCCAGATTGAACAGATTGGTCTAGTTCAGAAGCGAAATCTGGTGATCGATGTATCGGGTACGAAGTTGATTGACCATAGTGTGATGGAGAAACTGGAAGAAGTTCAACGAGATTTTGAACAAGAAGGGCTGACATTTGAGGTTCGAGGATTGAACCAGCTAGAGTCATTCTCCGACAACGTTCATGCGACTCGAAAACGACGTCCGAAAATAATGCGACGCGTTGCTTTTACGATGGAGTCCGAGCACTTCCCGCGAATCGAAGAACGACTTCCTGAATTTGGGGCAAGCACCTTTTCAGTCGTCCCATCCAAGTCGCTAATTCGTATCGAACTCATTGTATCGCCACAGACGTGCGAAAACTTTCTCGATTTTATCCGGCGAGATGTCCTCACAGAGCAAAACGGACATGCTTGCGTGGATTCAATCGAAATCGTTCAACACGAATCGAGAGACGCATAA
- a CDS encoding protoporphyrinogen/coproporphyrinogen oxidase: protein MAEWDVIIVGAGIAGLSCAEELRSQGLELLVLESSNSPGGRIATDEYEGFLLDRGFQVFLTAYPEAKRLLNYAELKLKRFAPGALIWHDRKFHRFSDPWRKPGDLLATALSPVASTLDKVRIARFRRDTTTGDVARLYERPEMTTIEMLQQRGFSPVVIERFFRPFLGGIFLEQELNTSRRLCEFVFRMFSTGDAALPADGMQAIPMQLASRQPAGVLRLNSPVNEVREGVVQLSSGQQLTAKQIVVATDKPTAERLTGTSSNSEANRVVCMYFAADKPPIEEPILMLNGEGQGVVNNVCVPSQVASNYAPAGQSLISVTVLPESEQEPRVDVVLSQLREWFGSPVNSWRHLKTYSIRYALPRQFSPALEPVEKSPRLTTGIYCCGDYCDTASINGAMAAGRRAAAAVIEDLGQ, encoded by the coding sequence ATGGCGGAATGGGACGTGATCATCGTCGGAGCTGGCATCGCTGGATTGAGCTGTGCGGAAGAACTCCGATCGCAGGGTCTCGAATTACTAGTCCTGGAATCGAGCAATTCCCCAGGAGGACGGATCGCAACTGATGAATACGAAGGCTTTCTTCTCGATCGAGGTTTTCAAGTTTTTTTGACTGCCTACCCAGAGGCCAAAAGGTTACTCAACTACGCCGAGCTCAAGCTAAAACGCTTTGCGCCGGGGGCCCTAATCTGGCACGATCGCAAGTTTCACCGTTTTTCCGATCCATGGCGAAAACCTGGCGACTTACTTGCGACAGCTCTCTCACCAGTTGCCTCTACCTTAGACAAGGTACGTATTGCCAGGTTTCGTCGTGATACGACAACCGGCGACGTAGCCCGGCTCTACGAGCGTCCTGAGATGACAACCATTGAGATGCTCCAGCAACGAGGTTTTTCTCCGGTTGTTATCGAAAGATTCTTTCGCCCATTTCTGGGCGGCATTTTCCTGGAACAAGAGTTGAATACGTCACGCCGACTTTGTGAATTCGTTTTTCGGATGTTCTCAACCGGTGATGCCGCATTGCCCGCTGATGGAATGCAAGCGATACCCATGCAGTTGGCCAGTCGACAACCGGCAGGAGTTCTAAGACTAAACTCGCCGGTAAACGAGGTGCGTGAGGGGGTCGTGCAACTCTCATCTGGCCAGCAGTTAACCGCCAAGCAAATTGTGGTAGCGACGGACAAGCCGACAGCGGAAAGACTCACCGGAACCTCTTCTAACAGCGAGGCAAATCGCGTCGTTTGCATGTACTTTGCTGCTGACAAACCTCCAATTGAGGAGCCGATTCTTATGCTCAACGGTGAAGGCCAGGGCGTAGTGAATAACGTTTGTGTGCCGAGCCAAGTCGCAAGCAACTATGCTCCGGCGGGGCAATCGTTAATCTCTGTCACAGTTCTGCCTGAGTCCGAGCAAGAACCCCGCGTAGATGTCGTTTTGAGTCAACTTCGCGAGTGGTTTGGCTCGCCGGTCAACAGTTGGCGACATTTGAAGACCTATTCCATTCGCTATGCCCTGCCCCGTCAGTTTTCCCCAGCACTCGAACCGGTAGAGAAAAGTCCGCGTCTCACTACCGGCATCTACTGCTGTGGTGACTACTGCGATACTGCTTCGATCAATGGAGCCATGGCCGCAGGGAGACGTGCTGCCGCGGCCGTGATTGAGGATCTTGGCCAATAG
- a CDS encoding zinc ribbon domain-containing protein YjdM produces the protein MSELPNCPQCDSEFTYEDGPLLVCPNCGHEWSQADEAAAADNDATRDANGNLLQTGDTVVVIKDLKFKGGVVKGGTKVKNIRIVEGDHDIDCKIDGIGAMALKSEFVKKA, from the coding sequence ATGAGCGAACTCCCCAACTGCCCCCAGTGCGATAGCGAATTCACGTACGAGGACGGACCATTACTTGTGTGTCCGAACTGTGGCCACGAGTGGTCACAGGCCGACGAAGCGGCTGCCGCTGACAACGATGCGACGCGTGATGCAAACGGTAACTTGCTTCAGACCGGCGACACCGTCGTTGTTATAAAAGATCTAAAGTTCAAGGGAGGTGTCGTAAAAGGAGGTACGAAGGTGAAGAACATCCGCATCGTCGAAGGTGACCATGACATTGACTGTAAGATCGACGGTATTGGAGCAATGGCCTTGAAGTCTGAGTTTGTCAAGAAAGCGTGA
- a CDS encoding helix-turn-helix transcriptional regulator, with translation MAVNRKKTSRASNSSKSSGAVQTRLKKAQSPVGQEHSPARWTFLTNHSHVLILLSRNPSMVLRQVAIEVGITERAVQRIIADLEECGVIRKEKVGRQNHYFIMGDQPLRHPVEAHKSIKDLLELLADDTNLREGIGP, from the coding sequence ATGGCGGTGAATCGCAAAAAAACTTCGCGTGCCAGCAACTCGTCAAAGTCATCTGGCGCTGTTCAAACCCGCCTGAAGAAAGCCCAATCGCCTGTGGGACAAGAGCATTCGCCCGCGCGGTGGACTTTCCTCACCAATCATTCCCATGTCTTAATTCTGCTCTCGAGAAATCCGAGCATGGTGCTTCGGCAAGTCGCCATCGAAGTTGGTATTACCGAACGCGCTGTCCAGAGAATTATCGCTGACTTGGAAGAATGCGGAGTGATTCGAAAAGAAAAAGTCGGCCGTCAGAATCATTACTTCATCATGGGGGATCAGCCGCTCAGACACCCCGTCGAAGCACACAAATCGATCAAAGATCTGTTGGAATTGCTTGCCGATGACACAAACTTGCGAGAAGGCATAGGCCCCTAG